The DNA window CTCGGTGAGTACGCGGAGATGACGGCCCAAGAGGTGCTAGAGCAGACGGAGAAGGGAAGGGAGTACGCTCACCTCATAGAGAACCCAGAGAACTTGGTCCCCCTGATACTGGATTCGAGGGACGAGGTCCTGAGCCTTCCTCCCATAATAAACTCGGAGCTGACCAGGCTCACCCCGGGCATGAGGGATCTCTTCATAGATGTCACCGGAACGGATCTTAGGGCGATCTCTCATACCTTGGAGATAATGGTGTCGGCGCTGGGTGAGAGGGGAGGGGAGATTCACACGCTCGAAGTCGTCTACCCGGACATGACGCTCGAGACACCGAAACCCGAGCCCAGCGAGATGTTCGTGAGTGAGGACTTCATCAGAAGGATGGTGGGCATCCCCATGAGCTCGGAGGAGATAATTCACCAGCTGAGGAGGGCTAGGCTTGACGCCTCCTCCGATGGTAGCATCGTTAGGGTGATGATCCCGGGCTTCAGGGCCGACTTCCTTCACCCAGTGGACGTGGCCGAGGAGGTGGCCACCACTTACGGCCTCAACAACTTGGGATACGAGCTGCCCCTCAACGTGATGACCGTGGGCAAGAGGCATCCTAGGGAGAAGGTCTCAGCCCTGGTAAGGACGCTCATGGTAGGGCTCGGATACCAGGAGGTCCTGAACTACATAATGACCAGCAGGACCTTCCTCTTCTCCTCCGTGGGGAGGGAGGAGAGACCCGTGGTTGAGGTGGCCAATCCGGTATCGGAGAGTTACAGCGTGCTCAGGGATAGCCTGATCCCCGGGCTGCTGCACTTCTTGGCCGCAAATACGCACGCTAAGTACCCTCAGAAGGTCTTCGAGGTGGGTGACGTCGTAGTCGTCGACGAGTCCTACGAGACTAGAGCCAGGGACGAGAGGAGGCTCGCAGCAGCCTATGCAGACTACTCGGTAGGATTTGAGGACATCTACTCCCATCTGAAGGCCCTCGCTGGCAACTCGGGGATCGAGCTGGAGCTAGAGCCCTATAGCGAGAGGCCCTTCCTGCAGGGGAGGTGCGCCAAGGTGATGTTGAACGGCGCCGGCGCAGGTCTCATAGGTGAAATAGACCCAGAGATCCTCCTGAAGCTGGGTATAACCGTTCCAGTTGCCCTGTTCGAGATAAGGCTCCCGATCCCCGAAAAATGATCGGGTGAGGGCAGCGCCCTCACCACCACCTCGTTATGACCACCTTCTTGTCGGTGAAAAAGTCTATCGCGTCCATCTGACCGTGCAGCGTGCCGAAGAATGAGAGCTTCCTCCCTCCGAACGGGAAGTATCCTAAGGGAGCTGCCACCCCTATGTTTATCCCTATGTTGCCAGCGTTGACCCTCATCGCGTACTCCCTAGCGTACTTCCCCGACTCGGTGAATATGCTGGCGGCATTTCCATACGGGGCCAAGTTGTTGGAGAGCTCCACCGCCTCGTCGAAGTTCTCCGCTCTGATCATGATGGCTACGGGACCGAATATCTCCTCCTGCGTTATGGTCATCCCCTCCCCAGCATCGACGAATACCGAGGGACCGAGGAAGAACCCATTCGGGTACTCCTCCGACTTGAAGCCCCTGCCATCGAGGATTAGCCTGGCGCCCTCCTCCAGTCCCTTCTCTATGTAGTGGAGGACCCTCTCCTTCCCCTTCATGCTGGCCATGGGGCCCATATCCACCGTCTCGTCCAGCCCGTAACCTATCTTCAGCTTCTTAGCCCCCTCGACGAAGGCGTTTACGAACCTTTCGTAGATGTCCCCCACTAGTATGATGTTAGCAGCGGCGAGGCACCTCTGACCAGCCATGTTGTAGACGGAACCCAGCAGGTTGTTCACGGTCCTCTCGAAATTCGCATCAGGCATCACGACTTCGGGGTTCTTGGCCCCTCCCTGCGCGAGCACCCTCTTTCCTGCCTTCGAAGCCGTCTCGTATATTATCTTCGCCACGGGAGTGGAGCCCACGAAGGTGACTCCAGCCACGTCCTTGTGGGTTATGAGGGCGTGGACTGTGTCCTTGGCGCCATTGACCAGGTTAACAACTCCCGGGGGCAAGCCCACCTCCTCATGTATGACCTTCATCACCCAGTACATGGGCGCCGGATCCAGTTCCGAGGGTTTCAGCACGACCGTATTGCCCGAGGCTATGGCATAAGGGAGGAACCAGAACGGTATCATCACGGGGAAGTTCATGGGCGTTACTATCGCGAACACGCCCAGCGGTTCCCTTATGTACTCCTCATCTATGTTGCTGGTGACCCTAATCATCTTCTCCCCCAAGGTGAGCGTGGGCATCCCTAATGCAGCATCTACGTTCTCCAAGGCTCTTCTAAGCTCTCCCCTTGCCTCCCTTATGGTCTTACCCATGTTCTGGGATATTACTCTGGCTATCTCCTCCTTATGCTTCTCAATAGCGAGCTTGAGCTTGACCAAGTACTGTATCCTCTCGGTCACTGGCATCTGGCTCCATTCCTCGAAGGCCCTAGCTGCGGCCTGGACCGCCTGATCCACCCCTTCCCCCTTCGTGAGAGGGGTCTTGGCTATCACCTCCCCCTTGGCCGGATTGTAAGAGTCTAGGTACTCGTCAGCTGGGGCTTCCACGAAATTCCCATCCACGTAGTTGGGGATGATCCCGTAATCCTTCCTTACCTCCTCGAGAACGACCATTCAGCTCACCTCCTTGAGGCTCTCCTCAAGGGCCTCCAGAGCACCGTCTATGTGCTCGTAAGTCACGGTCAGTGGGGGCTGGAGCCTGAGCACGGATCCAACAGCCCCTCCCACTCCGATGAGGTATCCTTTCTCTCTCATGAGCTGTCTGACCCTCTTGGCTTCGCTCACCGCTGGCTCTTTACTCTCCCTGTCCCTCACCAGCTCGACCCCTATCATGAGCCCCCTTCCCCTGACGTCACCGATCAGCTTGATCTCGCTCATCATGTCCCTCAAGGCCTTCATCACGTAGTTCCCCTTCTCCTCCGCCTGCTTGGGCAAGTTCTCCTCCTCCATGAACTCTATGTTCGCCAGAGCAGCTGCTGCCGATACGGGGTTGCCTCCGAAAGTTGAGAGGTGATCTCCAGGTTCGAAGGAGTCAGCTATCTCCGCCCTGGTCGTGCACGCCGCTATCGGGAACCCGTCAGCTATGCCCTTGGCCATGGTAACTATGTCGGGCTCTATGCCGAGGTGCTCCACCCCAAACATCCTTCCAGTTCTCCCGAAGCCCGTCTGCACCTCGTCATCGATGAGGAGTATGTCCCTCTCGTCAAGAATCTCCCTCACTATCTTCGCGTACTCCTTGGGTATCGGTATTATCCCACCTTCTCCTTGGAGGGGCTCCATGATCAGTGCGGCAACGTTGTTGCTGGTGGCGTAGTCGATCACGTTGTTCAGGTATCTTGCACATTCGAAGTCGCAGTCCGGGAACTGCTTCCCGAAGGGGCACCTGTAGCAGTAGGGGCTGGGGGTGAAGGAGACAGCCGGCATGTAGGGACCCATGTCGAACCTCTTCCTCTTCCACTGACCGGTTATACTGAGCGTTCCGATGGTCCTCCCGTGGAAGGAGTGGGTGAGGGCTATCAGCTCGTGCTTCTTGGTGAACTTCCTCGCCACCTTCATGGCGCACTCTATGGCCTCGGCTCCACTGTTGGAGAAGAAGGTCTTCTTCATATCCCTCCCGGGAACTATCTCAGCCAGCCTCTTGGCCAGCTTTATTGTGGGCGGCACGTGATACACGTAGGTACACGCGTGAACGAGCTTCTTTGCCTGTTCTATTGCAGCATTCACGACCTTCTCGTTCACATGACCAGTGTTCACCACCGCTATGCCCGCGAAGAAGTCCACGTACTTCCTCCCATCCATATCTATTACCACGTCATTCTCGGCCCGATCAACGACCACGGGCTCCAACCTCTCAACGATAGAGGTGACGAGGTACTCCTCAGCCATACGAATGAGGTCTTCCCTCTCTCCCATAGCAATACCTGATAATGGATGGGGGGTCTTCTTAATAATCATTGGGGGTCCTCCTGACCCTTGGAGTCGAGAAAGGCCCCCTAGTAAACTATTTGACGAAATAAAAACACGTAGGTTCCCCTTGGAATATCAATATATCTCAGGGATCGGGCGATAAATGTTTACATATCAGACGCAGAGCTCTGCAAAATGGAAAAATAATTTAAGAAGAAAGGGGAGAGAGCTCACAGCATCTTGATGAACTCGGAGAGGAGAGCTCCTCCCCACGCGATATCATTCAGATTAACCACTTCTACTGGACTGTGCATGCTCCTGAGGGGTATAGAGATGAGCCCAGTCCTCACACCCCCTCTGGCAACCTGAATTGCCCATGTGTCCGTTCCATACCCTCTGAAATCGGGTTCAATCTGATAGGGTATTTCGGCCTCTTTCGCGGCTCTTTCAAGGGCCTCCACGACTTCCCAGTGGTAGATCGGACCCTTGCTTATGGCTGGCCCCTTGCCTGTCCTGAGAACGAACTCCGCTGGCATCATGGGTTGTTTCGCGAATGTGACATCTATGGCAACTGCTATATCCGGCTTGAGCCTGTACGCCACCATTTCCGCCCCCCTGAGTCCTATCTCCTCCTGTATGGTAGCGACGAAGTGAACCTCAGCATCTATCCTATCTCGGGACTTCCAAGCGAGCTTGAGGGCCTCTATCATCGTGACAACTCCAGCGGCATCGTCCAAACCGGGGGATGAGAAGTGATGGCCGAGTAAGTCCTCTGGCTCGTAATCCGGCACCCCGTAGACCCCGGGTTTGATTCCAGCCCTCTCCGCATCTTCTTTGCTATCGGCACCTATATCAATGGCCAGATCCCTGACCTCCAGCTTCTTCTCAGCCAGCTCCTTGTAGGTCCTGAAAATGTGGGGTGGAAGCACGCTCACAACCCCCTTGACCTCCCCCTTGTCCGTGAGGAGCTTCACCCTCATTCCATACAGCACCTTGGCGTCCCAGCCCACACCCTCGAACTTGACGAATCCGTCTTCCGTGACTTCCCTGACTATTATCCCTATCTGATCCACGTGGGCCGCCAGCATCACCACCGGCTTCCCACCCGGATTTATGATGGCTTCAGAGTTCCCCCAAGCGTCCACCTTGAATGCATCTGAGAAGGGAGACATGAGCTTCCTGAGAACAGGTACAACGTTCCTCTCGATGCCGGTCACTCTAGGGACCCTTGTCAGTCTGAGCAGACTGTCTCGGACGCCCTCGATCTCAGGCTCCAAGTTACCACCGAATTGATGGAAAGGTCCTTATAAAAGAAAAAGGGGGATGATCCGATCACCATGTCCCTCAGGATAAAGGATATCAGGGCTAGACAGATCTTGGACTCCAGAGGGAATCCCACGGTCGAGGTATCAGTGTTACTGGATGGAGGTGCCTCAGGTAGGTTCTCGGTACCGAGCGGCGCCTCGAAGGGAGAGAAGGAAGCTCTCGAATTGAGAGACGGTGGAAAATGGTTGCACGGGAAGGGGGTTCTCAGGGCAATCAGGAACGTCAACGAGGTGATAAGGCCCGCCCTGATAGGGGTCGAGGCCACCTCTCAGCTGTACATCGACAGGATCATGCTGGAGCTGGATGGCACTCCCAACAAGAGCAGGTTGGGGGCCAACGCCATACTGGGTGTCTCCGTGGGTGTCGCGAAGGCTGCGGCAGCAGGGCTTGGAATTCCACTGTATCGCTACTTGGGTGGAATAAGCTCTAGGACGCTTCCAATCCCCTTCATGAACGTGTTGAACGGAGGGGTACACGCTGGCAATGATCTGGCCATCCAGGAGTTTATGATAGTGCCCGTCCGATTCGAAAGCTTCAGGGATGCCCTCTTCGCAGGGGTAGAGGTTTACATGGAGCTCAAGAGGCAGCTCCTTAGGAAGTACGGGAGGATAGCTGTGAACGTCGGTGATGAGGGAGGCTTCGCACCTCCTATGTCCAAGACTGAGGAGGCTCTAGATTCACTAACTGGAGCTGTAGAGGAGATGGGCTATGCGGGGAAAGTGATGCTGGCCCTAGATTGCGCGGCCAACGAGTTTTACTCCGATGGCAAGTACAGGATAGACGGTAGGGAGCTATCCCCACCGGAACTCATGGATTTCTACATAAATCTCGTAGATAAATACCCAATAATCAGTATAGAGGATCCCTTTATGGATGAGGATTGGGAATCCCTGTCGGAACTCACCAAGAGGATAGGGGGTAGGATACAGATAGTCGGGGACGATTACTTCGCCACCAACCCCGTGTTCCTGCGCAAGGGGATAGAGGCCGGGGCGGCCAACGCCCTCCTGCTGAAGGTCAACCAGATAGGAACCCTGAGCGAGGCGCTGGAGGCAGCTAACCTCGCCTTCAGCCACGGATACTCTGTCATGGTCAGCCATCGCTCCGGGGAGACGACCGATACCTTCATAGCCGACTTGGCTGTGGCCCTGAATTCCGGTCAGATAAAAACGGGAGCTCCGGCTAGGGGGGAGAGGGTGGCTAAATACAACAGGCTTCTAGAAATAGAGGAAGAGCTAGGCCCTATTGCCCTCTTTCCAGGCCCTCGGCCAGTAGCCTGACGAAAAACTCCTCCTTCTTTAGTTCCTTCCAGATCTCATTCAGGGCCCACTGACCGAGGGAAGCAAGCTCCCTCTCCGTGAGGACCCTGATCTTCGCCCTCCCCCTCAGTATGGATGGTAACCTCTGCCCCCTGAATATATCGCTCGCGAGGAGCGTGGCCTCCCTGTACTTCCTCCGCCTGAATACGTACCACTTGTCCTCCCTAATGAAGGGGCCCCCCAGCGTCACCTCGCTTCCCACGTATTTGAGCAGGAAGTTGTCCTCATCTCTCATGCCGACCGGTGGGCCCTCACGCCTCTCCAGCGTGGGGAGGAGCAGGTATGGTATTTCGGCGGCCACCACTATCGTGGAGGACTCGTCAGTCCATCCGGAGGACCACATCGGGTCGAAACCGTGCTTCCTCAACTCGTCCCCCAGAATCCTCCCCAGCTTCTTGGCCTGAGACCAGAGTAGCTCCCTGCTCAACTGGTCCGGCTCATCTAATTTGAAGAGCTCAACCACTACCAAATGGGTCCCTCTCCTCTTCAGCTCCCCCTCTATCACGCTGCTCCTGACCCTAACCTTAAGAGGTCTGAGGGCCCTCTCGAAGAACTCGATAGACGGGTTGATCAGGAAGGCCCGGGCTGCAATCCTGAATCGATTGAACTGAGTAAGAGTGAGAGCGGCAGCCACGTTCCTTCTCGGATCCACCGGATCTATGACCACTAGCGGATCCTTCGGAAAGAGGACGGACGCGTACTCCTCACCTAGATGATCCTCAGGGTCTATGCAGACGGGAGGCTGCCAGTCCTTGGCCGCCCTCAGCACCTCGAGGAAACTACCGTAATAGATCACTAGGACCTCGCATAGGTACCCGCTGAACCCTCCGACCTTCTCTTCAGCACCGTAAGCCTCTATCGATTTGAGAAAGGCTTTCAGAAGCCTCACTTCAGTTGGAGAGCGAAGTTTGGACTTCACGTAGGAGTTGTGCAGTGGGGTCCTGTCTACCGAGCTAGCTATCCTCTCCCCCTTCCCTATCCTGTAGGCTGGAACGAGATCTATATCGAATTCCCCCAGCTTGACCATGACGTAGGGATGCTCAGCGTAGTTCTGAATGTAATCACCGAAGGCCTTGGCCGCGATCTCCCTTATCAGCTCACCTAGGACATCCTTCCCCCCGACCCCCATGGGAAAGAGGACGAATATATCCAACTCGTAGTTGCCCGGTAGCCAAGTGTCCCTCACTGCGGACCCTACCGGCACTACATCCGCATCGAATCCCAGCTCGTCGACCGCCCTCCTTACCCTACTCAATGCCTCCTCCAAGACACTCTGGAGCTTCCTCCTCTCTTCATCCGAGGGCGTGACGAGCCTCTTAGCCTGTTCCAGCACCACCTCTAAGTCACTCGATGGTCGCGTGCCTCTTGGCAAGATCCTCCTCACTCTTCCCTAGGAGCTCCACGAGCTCCGCAATGAGGGCGTCAAAGTAGATCATGGTACTCAGCTCGAACAGCGTGCCTAGAGGAGTCAAGGGCTCGTGTATTCCGAGTATCTGCCTAGTGAAGTAGTCCCTGCTGTTGTTCTTAGGGAGCACCCTCCCCCCGATCCTCACGACCAGATCCGCTATCTTACCGAGGCTCGACTCAGGATAGCTGGTGACGGCCACCACGTGGGCTCCAACCTTTTTAGCCACCTGCGCTGCTGAGAGAGGATATTTGGTCTCGCCGGAACCGCTCACTACCACCACTAGGTCCCCAGGAGCTACTGAGGGAGTGACCGTCTCGCCTATGACGTAGACTTGGAAGCCAACATGCATGAGCCTCATGGCAAATGCCTTCGCCACTAGACCGGATCTACCGGCCCCGACCACGAAGATCTTCCCCTCTCCGAGCGTCCTCAGAAGGGCCTTTATGAACTTCTGAGTGGATTCCTCGTCGACATCGGACAGGTTCTCACCTATGACATCGAGCAACCTACTAATAGTCTCCCCGATGGGCGTGGCGTCATCCCCTCGGATGCGCCCTCCGCTTTATTTAACAAATTAACTGAAGCGCACATGGTTTTATTTGAGGGATCCGTGACAAGTCTGGATAACTAATGGGAGCCAGTACAGAGGATAACAGCGAGAAACGTCCACCTCCAATCGTAGAGAGGATAATAGAGCAATTTGAGGAGCTAGCCGACACAGTACGAGTAATATCTAGGATAAGCGGGATGAGCGAGGTTGCTAGGAGGTATGCGGTCACCAATTCGTTCGACAGCCTCCTTACCATGCTGGGCGTCCTGATGGGGAGCTTCATATCGGGTCTGAAGGAGCCCTCTGTTATCATCAACACGGTGCTGGGCGGCGCGGTGGCCATACTCATATCCGGTACGATGGGCACGTATCTGACAGAGAGGGCGGAGAGGGCCTCCAGGATAAAGGAGCTAGAGGTGGCAGTCCTCATGGATCTGGACGAGACCCTCGTGGGAAAGGCCGAGAGCATATCGGCGGTGATGGTAGCGGCAGCCAGCGGCTTGGCTCCCTTCTTGGTCATGATGTCCCTGACTGTTCCCTTCTACTTATCCACTAGCGGCATGCTCTCCGTCATGGAGGCCTATGTGGTATCCTTCATCGAGGTCCTGACAATCCTCTTCACGCTGGGGGTATTCCTCGGCTCCCTATCGGGTGAGAACAGGCTGGTCTACGGGGCTATGCTTGTGGGGATGGGTCTCCTGATAGTGATGGTGATGCTTTGGCTGGGGATAAGTGGATAGCCCTGAGGGTCGCCTACATAGGGTGGGACTACTATGGAGCGGTCAGGCAGCCAGATCTCCCCACCATAGAGGAATCACTCGCTGAGGCATTGTCCGATCAGGGAATTGAGGCCAAGCTGAAATTCACCTCTAGAACGGATAGGGGCGTATCGGCTCTGGATAATGTAGTCACCTACAGAGGGGCGCTCCCGAACATCTCTCGACTGAATGCTGATCTCCCGAAGGACATCGCAGTCTGGGGGCTCATTGAATCGGATAGCAGGGTGAAGGCGATCGAAAAGACCTATCTATACGTGGTCCCTATGGAACTGGGCATCGAAAGGTTGCTCGAGAGATTGAGAGAGACCTCGCTCTCACCGGATCTCTGCAAGGAGGGAGAGGCGCCGAGGCCGAGCTGTGATGCGAGGACTTATCGAGGTTTCACGCTGGTGCTCGTGACCGGGAGGTCGTTCTGCTGGCAAATGGTCAGGAGGCTTGTGGGAGGAGCCGTTGGACCCATGATAGGCAAGAGGATGGATGTAGCTCCAGCTGAGGGGCTCACGCTCCTCAGGACCAAGTTGGACAGACGGTGGGATGAGCTTCACACCCATAAACTCCAATTCATCCTGAAAGAGCTGGAAAAGAGGATGTGGAGGTGGGGAACGGGTCTACTCCTACTGGATGTGATAGGAGGGGTTATCTCTTCAGGGCGACTACCGTCTTGGTCTCGGGGACGTACCACCTGACCTTATCCCTGAACCACTTCCAGAACTTGGTGAACGCGTCCATGCTCTCCGTCTCAACCTGTATGACCCCGTTGTACTCCGTTCCCCAAGCGTGATCGTAAACACCGATCAACCTGATCTCTGGAGGCCACTCCTCCATTATATCCTCCCACTGCCTCCTCGCTTTCTCCTCCTCTTCCTCGGTTAGCTCCCTAAGCTTGTAGAAGATCAGTAGCACGTAAGTTGGCATGAACTATCACCTCTAGAAGGGATTGTGGAACTTATATAAACTTCCTGACATGCCTAGCCGACGCCTCTGGGGGAGCCAGCACTTAGGCATGCATCCGGTGCACGATACATCGCATCCCGGTGTGGGTAAACCCTCCATGGCCCTCCTCAGCTCTTCAGATAGGAAGTCCCTACTCACCCCCGTGTCAACGTACTCCCACCAGGGTGCGTCCCTCTCCCCGTAGACTATGGAATCCAGATCTATTCCCATATTATTGGCTAGGGAGCGGTAGGCTCCTCTACTGTAGGGGATTCTAACCCCTCCCTCGAGGAGTCTCGCTATCTCCAAGCCTCCCACCGACATGAAAGTCTGAATGTACGCCCTGCCGTAGTGCATGACGTTGACCTGTCCCCGGAAACTCCTCCTAAATATTGAGATCCTCCTCCTGATGTCCTCCTCGCGGGCGAGCGGGACCGTCTCGAAAGGCGTCCCGGCCTTGGGAATGAAGATGCTCACCGTGACCTTCGTGTTTACGAACTCAGCTACTCTGCTCGCCAGCCGACCCGATTCCTCCACATCCTGATCGGTCTCGGAGGGAAGGCCCACCATGAAGTAGAGCTTGAGATGTCTCATCCCTGAATCCTCGGCCTCTTCTGCCACCCTCACGAACTCCTCATTATCTATCGTCTTGTTCACCACGGCCTTCATTCTCTCACTACCGGTCTCAGGGGCTAGTGTGAGCATGCTCTCGCCAACGCTCACCGCCAACTCTATGAGCTCTCTATCCACTTGATCAGCCCTGAGGGATGGCAATGTGACGCGAAGTCCCTTTTCAGAGGCCCACTGAAGCAGATCCTTTATTAACTTTGAAGATGCAGCGTCACTACCTATGACGTATATCTCCTCGAATCCCAGCTCATGGGCCCTCTCGACGGCCACCTCCAAGTCCTTAGGATCCGGATCCAGCCTGGGTCTCCAGTGCCAGCCCAGCATGCAGAACCTACAGCCCCACCCGCACCCCCTAGATATCTCCACCAGATAGCTGTTTACCGGTTCGTTCCCACGGAAGACTATTATCTGGTTTTCAAGGGGCTTCAAACCCCTTACTCTCTTGAATTCAGCTCTGTTCATGATACTTGGAAGGAAGAATCCGTCGTCAGCCAATTCCTCAAAGGAGT is part of the Thermoproteota archaeon genome and encodes:
- the cca gene encoding CCA tRNA nucleotidyltransferase gives rise to the protein MPRGTRPSSDLEVVLEQAKRLVTPSDEERRKLQSVLEEALSRVRRAVDELGFDADVVPVGSAVRDTWLPGNYELDIFVLFPMGVGGKDVLGELIREIAAKAFGDYIQNYAEHPYVMVKLGEFDIDLVPAYRIGKGERIASSVDRTPLHNSYVKSKLRSPTEVRLLKAFLKSIEAYGAEEKVGGFSGYLCEVLVIYYGSFLEVLRAAKDWQPPVCIDPEDHLGEEYASVLFPKDPLVVIDPVDPRRNVAAALTLTQFNRFRIAARAFLINPSIEFFERALRPLKVRVRSSVIEGELKRRGTHLVVVELFKLDEPDQLSRELLWSQAKKLGRILGDELRKHGFDPMWSSGWTDESSTIVVAAEIPYLLLPTLERREGPPVGMRDEDNFLLKYVGSEVTLGGPFIREDKWYVFRRRKYREATLLASDIFRGQRLPSILRGRAKIRVLTERELASLGQWALNEIWKELKKEEFFVRLLAEGLERGQ
- a CDS encoding CoA-acylating methylmalonate-semialdehyde dehydrogenase, which encodes MVVLEEVRKDYGIIPNYVDGNFVEAPADEYLDSYNPAKGEVIAKTPLTKGEGVDQAVQAAARAFEEWSQMPVTERIQYLVKLKLAIEKHKEEIARVISQNMGKTIREARGELRRALENVDAALGMPTLTLGEKMIRVTSNIDEEYIREPLGVFAIVTPMNFPVMIPFWFLPYAIASGNTVVLKPSELDPAPMYWVMKVIHEEVGLPPGVVNLVNGAKDTVHALITHKDVAGVTFVGSTPVAKIIYETASKAGKRVLAQGGAKNPEVVMPDANFERTVNNLLGSVYNMAGQRCLAAANIILVGDIYERFVNAFVEGAKKLKIGYGLDETVDMGPMASMKGKERVLHYIEKGLEEGARLILDGRGFKSEEYPNGFFLGPSVFVDAGEGMTITQEEIFGPVAIMIRAENFDEAVELSNNLAPYGNAASIFTESGKYAREYAMRVNAGNIGINIGVAAPLGYFPFGGRKLSFFGTLHGQMDAIDFFTDKKVVITRWW
- a CDS encoding aspartate aminotransferase family protein; the encoded protein is MGEREDLIRMAEEYLVTSIVERLEPVVVDRAENDVVIDMDGRKYVDFFAGIAVVNTGHVNEKVVNAAIEQAKKLVHACTYVYHVPPTIKLAKRLAEIVPGRDMKKTFFSNSGAEAIECAMKVARKFTKKHELIALTHSFHGRTIGTLSITGQWKRKRFDMGPYMPAVSFTPSPYCYRCPFGKQFPDCDFECARYLNNVIDYATSNNVAALIMEPLQGEGGIIPIPKEYAKIVREILDERDILLIDDEVQTGFGRTGRMFGVEHLGIEPDIVTMAKGIADGFPIAACTTRAEIADSFEPGDHLSTFGGNPVSAAAALANIEFMEEENLPKQAEEKGNYVMKALRDMMSEIKLIGDVRGRGLMIGVELVRDRESKEPAVSEAKRVRQLMREKGYLIGVGGAVGSVLRLQPPLTVTYEHIDGALEALEESLKEVS
- a CDS encoding radical SAM protein, producing MLREEGGFYDRDPRDYRLRIALVYPAPYLAAINSLGHQILYFLLNSFDDVMAERFVTDLKGSVESGRSLDEFDLILATIHFEGQYPVLFRMLEGVRKPVVVGGPAVSANPLPISSLAEAVGVGDGEVLIPALVESLLAGDSFEELADDGFFLPSIMNRAEFKRVRGLKPLENQIIVFRGNEPVNSYLVEISRGCGWGCRFCMLGWHWRPRLDPDPKDLEVAVERAHELGFEEIYVIGSDAASSKLIKDLLQWASEKGLRVTLPSLRADQVDRELIELAVSVGESMLTLAPETGSERMKAVVNKTIDNEEFVRVAEEAEDSGMRHLKLYFMVGLPSETDQDVEESGRLASRVAEFVNTKVTVSIFIPKAGTPFETVPLAREEDIRRRISIFRRSFRGQVNVMHYGRAYIQTFMSVGGLEIARLLEGGVRIPYSRGAYRSLANNMGIDLDSIVYGERDAPWWEYVDTGVSRDFLSEELRRAMEGLPTPGCDVSCTGCMPKCWLPQRRRLGMSGSLYKFHNPF
- a CDS encoding M20/M25/M40 family metallo-hydrolase yields the protein MEPEIEGVRDSLLRLTRVPRVTGIERNVVPVLRKLMSPFSDAFKVDAWGNSEAIINPGGKPVVMLAAHVDQIGIIVREVTEDGFVKFEGVGWDAKVLYGMRVKLLTDKGEVKGVVSVLPPHIFRTYKELAEKKLEVRDLAIDIGADSKEDAERAGIKPGVYGVPDYEPEDLLGHHFSSPGLDDAAGVVTMIEALKLAWKSRDRIDAEVHFVATIQEEIGLRGAEMVAYRLKPDIAVAIDVTFAKQPMMPAEFVLRTGKGPAISKGPIYHWEVVEALERAAKEAEIPYQIEPDFRGYGTDTWAIQVARGGVRTGLISIPLRSMHSPVEVVNLNDIAWGGALLSEFIKML
- the eno gene encoding phosphopyruvate hydratase; the encoded protein is MSLRIKDIRARQILDSRGNPTVEVSVLLDGGASGRFSVPSGASKGEKEALELRDGGKWLHGKGVLRAIRNVNEVIRPALIGVEATSQLYIDRIMLELDGTPNKSRLGANAILGVSVGVAKAAAAGLGIPLYRYLGGISSRTLPIPFMNVLNGGVHAGNDLAIQEFMIVPVRFESFRDALFAGVEVYMELKRQLLRKYGRIAVNVGDEGGFAPPMSKTEEALDSLTGAVEEMGYAGKVMLALDCAANEFYSDGKYRIDGRELSPPELMDFYINLVDKYPIISIEDPFMDEDWESLSELTKRIGGRIQIVGDDYFATNPVFLRKGIEAGAANALLLKVNQIGTLSEALEAANLAFSHGYSVMVSHRSGETTDTFIADLAVALNSGQIKTGAPARGERVAKYNRLLEIEEELGPIALFPGPRPVA
- the pheT gene encoding phenylalanine--tRNA ligase subunit beta — its product is MPVIRVDMREFFRLLGGELNEDELTSLLEYTKVNLEAYDPEEGEMEFEVTADRMDLVAMEGLVRLIKGLMGRELGIPKYPMRRKTFQVRVTESVRRVRPYVVAALVKGVDLTTEESLISLIETQEKIHDTLGRKRKRVSIGLHDFSKVVPPITYDARPADKVSFVPLGEYAEMTAQEVLEQTEKGREYAHLIENPENLVPLILDSRDEVLSLPPIINSELTRLTPGMRDLFIDVTGTDLRAISHTLEIMVSALGERGGEIHTLEVVYPDMTLETPKPEPSEMFVSEDFIRRMVGIPMSSEEIIHQLRRARLDASSDGSIVRVMIPGFRADFLHPVDVAEEVATTYGLNNLGYELPLNVMTVGKRHPREKVSALVRTLMVGLGYQEVLNYIMTSRTFLFSSVGREERPVVEVANPVSESYSVLRDSLIPGLLHFLAANTHAKYPQKVFEVGDVVVVDESYETRARDERRLAAAYADYSVGFEDIYSHLKALAGNSGIELELEPYSERPFLQGRCAKVMLNGAGAGLIGEIDPEILLKLGITVPVALFEIRLPIPEK
- the hxlB gene encoding 6-phospho-3-hexuloisomerase, with the translated sequence MLDVIGENLSDVDEESTQKFIKALLRTLGEGKIFVVGAGRSGLVAKAFAMRLMHVGFQVYVIGETVTPSVAPGDLVVVVSGSGETKYPLSAAQVAKKVGAHVVAVTSYPESSLGKIADLVVRIGGRVLPKNNSRDYFTRQILGIHEPLTPLGTLFELSTMIYFDALIAELVELLGKSEEDLAKRHATIE